In the Candidatus Rhodoblastus alkanivorans genome, one interval contains:
- a CDS encoding ATP-dependent helicase has translation MTDPFSPGDDDLSAPRPGGIAARALAAARGSPDWLAALNPEQREAVETLDGPLLALAGAGTGKTRVLTSRIAHILALGRARPHEILAVTFTNKAAREMRERIAMLIGPAAEGMGWLGTFHAISAKILRRHAELVDLKSNFTILDTDDQIRLLKQVLKAENIDEKRWTARVLAYLIDNWKNRGLDARHVPAGEAQAFANGKGAALYTLYQERLKTLNAVDFGDLLLETLRLLRENPDVLRDYQQRFKFILVDEYQDTNAAQYLWLRLLVQRAEPSQPQNLCCVGDDDQSIYGWRGADVDNILRFETDFPGAKVVRLERNYRSTGHILAAASHLIARNRDRLGKTLFTDGEWGEKVTVAGVWDSEEEARVVGEEIEQLQRQGASLDDMAILVRASFQMREFEERFINLGLPYKVIGGPRFYERLEIRDALAYLRCVAQPADDLAFERIVNTPKRGLGESTLQTVHEYARLSRIPLMQAARALVETEELKPKPRGALRTLLGDFSRWSAQIAEKPHYELAEQVLEESGYTDFWKQERTVEAEGRLENLKELIRSMEEFPDLGAFLEHVSLVMDVENNEAGARVSIMTLHGAKGLEFDTVFLPGWEEGLFPHQRSLDENGRAGLEEERRLAYVGVTRARRRAKILFASNRRIHGLWQSTVPSRFVDDLPVDHVQVRDEARSGGSYGAYAQSRFANIDAFGSTYETPGWKRARSRAEQTRASEKGAPSSRGPKTIEGEVLSRAAPAGKFAPGARIFHQKFGSGSVAAVDGSKLTIDFDKAGRKLVLDTFVELRG, from the coding sequence TTGACCGATCCTTTTTCGCCAGGCGATGACGACCTGTCCGCCCCGAGGCCGGGTGGGATAGCCGCGCGCGCCCTTGCGGCTGCGCGCGGGTCTCCCGATTGGCTCGCCGCCCTCAATCCCGAGCAGCGCGAGGCGGTGGAGACCCTCGACGGCCCCCTGCTAGCGCTGGCCGGCGCCGGGACCGGCAAGACCCGGGTGCTGACGTCGCGCATCGCCCATATTCTGGCGCTTGGCCGCGCCCGGCCGCATGAAATCCTCGCCGTCACCTTCACCAACAAGGCGGCGCGCGAGATGCGGGAGCGCATCGCCATGCTCATCGGCCCGGCCGCCGAGGGCATGGGCTGGCTCGGCACCTTCCACGCCATTTCCGCGAAAATCCTGCGCCGCCATGCCGAACTGGTCGATCTCAAGTCGAATTTCACCATTCTCGATACCGACGACCAGATTCGCCTGCTCAAACAGGTGCTGAAGGCGGAGAACATCGACGAGAAGCGCTGGACCGCGCGGGTCCTGGCCTATCTGATCGACAATTGGAAGAATCGCGGCCTCGACGCCAGGCATGTTCCAGCCGGCGAGGCGCAGGCCTTCGCCAATGGCAAGGGCGCGGCGCTCTACACGCTTTATCAGGAACGGCTCAAGACGCTGAACGCGGTCGATTTCGGCGATCTTCTGCTCGAAACCCTGCGTCTGCTGCGCGAAAATCCCGACGTGCTGCGCGATTATCAGCAGCGGTTCAAATTCATTCTGGTGGACGAATATCAGGACACCAACGCCGCGCAATATCTCTGGCTGCGGCTGCTGGTCCAGCGCGCCGAACCGTCCCAGCCGCAAAACCTTTGTTGCGTGGGCGACGACGATCAGTCGATCTATGGCTGGCGCGGCGCCGACGTGGACAATATTCTGCGCTTCGAGACGGATTTCCCCGGCGCCAAAGTGGTGCGGCTGGAGCGCAATTACCGCTCGACCGGCCATATTCTCGCCGCCGCCTCCCATCTCATCGCCCGCAACCGCGACCGGCTTGGCAAGACCCTGTTCACCGATGGCGAATGGGGCGAGAAGGTCACGGTCGCCGGCGTGTGGGATTCCGAGGAGGAGGCCCGGGTCGTCGGCGAGGAGATCGAACAGTTGCAGCGCCAGGGCGCATCGCTCGACGACATGGCCATATTGGTGCGCGCCTCCTTCCAGATGCGCGAATTCGAGGAACGTTTCATCAATCTTGGCCTGCCTTACAAGGTGATCGGCGGCCCGCGCTTCTACGAGCGGCTCGAAATCCGCGACGCCTTGGCCTATCTGCGCTGCGTCGCCCAGCCGGCCGACGATCTCGCGTTCGAACGCATCGTCAACACCCCCAAAAGGGGGCTGGGCGAAAGCACGCTGCAGACGGTCCATGAATACGCGCGGTTGAGCCGAATTCCGTTGATGCAGGCGGCCCGCGCCCTGGTCGAAACCGAGGAGCTCAAGCCCAAGCCGCGCGGGGCTTTACGGACCCTGCTCGGCGATTTCTCGCGCTGGTCGGCGCAGATCGCCGAAAAGCCGCATTACGAACTTGCCGAACAGGTGCTCGAGGAATCCGGCTATACCGATTTCTGGAAACAGGAACGTACGGTCGAAGCCGAGGGACGGCTGGAAAACCTGAAAGAGCTGATCCGCTCGATGGAGGAATTCCCCGATCTCGGCGCCTTCCTCGAACATGTCTCGCTGGTGATGGACGTGGAGAACAATGAGGCCGGCGCGCGGGTTTCGATCATGACTCTGCACGGCGCCAAGGGCCTCGAATTCGACACGGTGTTCCTGCCCGGCTGGGAGGAGGGCCTGTTCCCCCACCAGCGCTCGCTGGACGAAAACGGCCGCGCCGGCCTGGAGGAAGAGCGACGCCTCGCCTATGTCGGGGTGACGCGGGCGCGACGGCGAGCGAAAATCCTGTTCGCCAGCAACCGCCGCATCCATGGATTGTGGCAGAGCACGGTTCCCTCGCGCTTCGTCGACGATCTGCCGGTTGATCACGTTCAGGTGAGGGACGAGGCGCGCAGCGGCGGCTCCTATGGCGCCTATGCCCAATCGCGCTTCGCCAATATCGACGCTTTCGGCTCGACTTATGAAACGCCGGGCTGGAAGCGGGCCAGGAGCCGCGCCGAGCAAACGCGCGCCTCCGAGAAAGGGGCGCCTTCTTCGCGCGGGCCGAAAACGATCGAGGGAGAAGTTCTGTCGCGCGCGGCGCCGGCCGGCAAATTCGCGCCAGGCGCGCGCATTTTCCATCAGAAATTCGGCTCCGGCTCGGTCGCCGCAGTCGACGGCTCGAAGCTGACGATTGACTTCGACAAGGCTGGCCGCAAACTGGTTCTCGACACTTTTGTCGAGTTGCGGGGCTGA